One genomic region from Manis pentadactyla isolate mManPen7 chromosome 12, mManPen7.hap1, whole genome shotgun sequence encodes:
- the SLC22A2 gene encoding solute carrier family 22 member 2, translating to MPTVDDILEHVGEFNFFQKQMFFLLALLSAAFAPIYVGIVFLGFTPDHRCLNPGVAELGRRCGWSLAEELNYTVPGTGPAGEAFPRQCRRYEVDWNQSALGCRDPLAGLAANRSHLPLGPCAHGWVYDAPGSSIVTEFNLVCANSWMLDLFQSAVNAGFFIGSVSIGYIADRFGRKLCLLITILINAASGVLMAFSPTYTWMLTFRLIQGLVSKAGWLIGYILITEFVGLSYRRTVGIFYQVAFTIGLLVLAGVAYVIPHWRWLQLTVTVPNFCFLLYYWCVPESPRWLNSQNKKAKAMKVIKHIAKKNGKSLPASVQSLRPNEEVREKLNPSFLDLVRTPQIRKHTLILMYNWFTSSVLYQGLIMHMGLAGNNIYLDFFYSALVEFPAAFIIILTIDRIGRRYPWAAANMVAGAACLASVFIPDDLQWLRVTVSCLGRMGITMAYEMVCLVNAELYPTFIRNLGVLVCSSMCDIGGVFTPFLVYRLTDLWHELPLVVFAAVGLIAGGLVLLLPETTGKALPETVEEAENMQRPRKNKEKMIYFQVKKVDIPLS from the exons ATGCCCACGGTGGATGACATCCTAGAGCACGTAGGGGAATTTAACTTTTTCCAGAAACAAATGTTTTTCCTCCTAGCTCTGCTCTCAGCCGCCTTCGCTCCCATCTACGTGGGCATCGTCTTCCTGGGCTTCACCCCGGACCACCGCTGCCTGAACCCCGGCGTGGCCGAGCTGGGCCGGCGCTGCGGTTGGAgcctggcagaggagctgaactaCACGGTGCCGGGCACGGGGCCGGCGGGCGAGGCCTTCCCCCGCCAGTGTCGCCGCTACGAGGTGGACTGGAACCAGAGCGCCCTCGGCTGCCGGGACCCGCTGGCCGGCCTGGCCGCCAACAGGAGCCACCTGCCGCTGGGCCCCTGCGCGCACGGCTGGGTGTACGACGCACCCGGCTCCTCCATCGTGACCGAG TTTAACCTAGTGTGTGCCAACTCCTGGATGCTGGACCTGTTTCAGTCGGCTGTGAATGCTGGTTTTTTTATTGGTTCTGTGTCTATCGGCTACATAGCAGACAG GTTTGGCCGTAAGCTCTGCCTCTTGATCACAATCCTCATAAATGCTGCCTCTGGGGTCCTCATGGCCTTTTCCCCCACCTACACATGGATGTTAACTTTTCGTTTGATCCAAGGACTGGTCAGCAAGGCGGGCTGGCTGATAGGCTACATCCTGA TTACAGAATTTGTCGGGCTGAGCTATAGAAGAACAGTGGGGATTTTTTACCAAGTCGCCTTTACGATTGGGCTCCTGGTACTTGCTGGGGTGGCATACGTGATTCCTCACTGGAGGTGGCTGCAGCTCACGGTTACTGTGCCCAACTTCTGCTTCTTGCTCTATTACTG GTGTGTGCCTGAGTCTCCAAGGTGGCTGAACTCCCAGAACAAAAAAGCCAAAGCCATGAAGGTCATTAAACACATTgccaagaaaaatggaaaatctcTGCCTGCCTCTGTCCAG AGCCTCCGGCCCAATGAGGAAGTCAGAGAGAAGCTGAATCCTTCATTCCTTGACTTGGTCAGAACCCCTCAGATAAGGAAACACACTTTGATCTTGATGTACAACTG GTTCACGAGCTCTGTTCTCTACCAGGGCCTCATCATGCATATGGGCCTTGCAGGGAACAACATCTACCTGGATTTCTTCTACTCTGCCCTGGTTGAATTCCCAGCCGCCTTCATCATTATCCTCACCATTGACCGCATTGGTCGCCGTTATCCATGGGCTGCAGCAAATATGGTGGCAGGAGCAGCCTGTCTGGCCTCAGTTTTTATTCCTGATG ATCTACAGTGGCTAAGAGTTACTGTCTCATGCTTGGGTAGAATGGGGATTACGATGGCCTATGAAATGGTCTGCCTGGTCAACGCTGAGCTGTACCCCACTTTCATCAG GAACCTCGGAGTCCTCGTCTGCTCCTCCATGTGTGACATCGGCGGCGTGTTCACGCCGTTCCTGGTCTACCGGCTCACGGACCTCTGGCACGAGCTCCCGCTGGTGGTGTTTG CTGCGGTCGGCTTGATCGCTGGAGGACTGGTGCTG